Proteins encoded within one genomic window of Chelatococcus sp. HY11:
- a CDS encoding malonic semialdehyde reductase, which yields MPRLNDDALDQLFLEARTANKWQDKPVGEDIIHALYDLLKFGPTSANCSPARFLFVHTPEGKKRLSPAMSSGNRDKTMAAPVTAIVAYDPRFADELPFLFPHQDARPWFAAPEVAHETAFRNGSLQGAYLIMAARSLGLDCGPMSGFDAAKVEAEFFADNGWKANFIVNLGYADPSGTLERLPRLAFDTACAMA from the coding sequence ATGCCGCGCTTGAATGACGACGCGCTCGATCAACTGTTTCTTGAAGCGCGCACGGCAAACAAATGGCAGGATAAGCCGGTCGGGGAGGACATCATCCATGCCCTCTACGACCTGCTCAAGTTCGGGCCGACTTCGGCCAATTGTAGTCCGGCCCGCTTTCTTTTCGTGCACACGCCGGAAGGCAAGAAGCGGTTGAGCCCAGCCATGTCGTCCGGTAATCGCGACAAGACCATGGCGGCCCCTGTGACCGCTATCGTCGCCTACGATCCGCGCTTTGCCGATGAGCTGCCCTTTCTCTTTCCCCATCAGGATGCGCGGCCGTGGTTTGCGGCGCCTGAAGTCGCGCATGAGACCGCATTTCGCAACGGCAGCCTGCAGGGCGCCTATCTCATCATGGCGGCGCGCTCGCTGGGCCTCGACTGCGGGCCGATGAGCGGCTTCGACGCGGCGAAGGTCGAGGCTGAGTTCTTCGCGGACAACGGCTGGAAGGCCAATTTCATCGTCAATCTCGGCTATGCCGACCCATCGGGCACCCTGGAACGTCTGCCGCGACTCGCCTTCGACACGGCCTGCGCGATGGCGTGA
- a CDS encoding carbon-nitrogen hydrolase family protein: MRRHVVAAAHTSSILLDREACIAKACALIEEAGRSGVELLCFPETFVPGFPYWINLYPPGQQYGIHVSYLNQSVDLSAGDLNPVCEAAARAKVTVVLGISERDGGTMYNAQVFIGADGRLLGKHRKLQPTFAERMLWGQGDGSTLSVFDTPVGRVGGLICYEHMMNLARQALIVQGIELHCASWPTFASSAGRGSAFDVTVETVMRAHAITGQCFVIVAENPVTAQYLEAMETALGPQEVLGVGGGCSTIYAPNGDIIAGPHKGSEETLVIAEIDLDAIARAKVLVDTAGHYARPGVLDLVINRRPLTGFSETGQTET; this comes from the coding sequence ATGAGACGGCATGTCGTCGCGGCGGCCCATACATCGTCTATTCTGCTTGATCGCGAGGCATGTATCGCCAAGGCCTGCGCCCTGATCGAAGAGGCAGGTCGCAGTGGGGTTGAGCTGCTGTGTTTTCCCGAAACCTTCGTGCCGGGATTTCCGTACTGGATCAATCTCTATCCGCCTGGCCAGCAATACGGTATCCACGTCAGCTATCTCAACCAGTCCGTGGATCTTTCAGCAGGAGACCTCAACCCCGTCTGTGAAGCGGCTGCCCGCGCCAAGGTCACCGTCGTGCTCGGCATCAGCGAGCGGGACGGCGGCACCATGTACAACGCCCAGGTCTTCATCGGCGCGGACGGACGGCTGCTCGGCAAGCACCGGAAGCTGCAGCCGACCTTCGCGGAGCGGATGCTCTGGGGACAGGGCGACGGCTCCACCCTGTCGGTGTTCGATACGCCCGTCGGCCGGGTCGGCGGCTTGATCTGCTACGAGCACATGATGAACCTCGCCCGGCAGGCCCTGATCGTGCAGGGTATCGAGCTGCATTGCGCGAGTTGGCCCACCTTCGCGAGCAGCGCCGGGCGTGGCTCAGCCTTTGACGTGACGGTGGAAACCGTGATGCGCGCCCATGCGATCACGGGACAATGCTTTGTCATCGTCGCGGAAAACCCCGTGACGGCACAATATCTTGAAGCGATGGAGACAGCGCTCGGTCCCCAGGAGGTGCTCGGCGTCGGCGGGGGATGTTCCACGATCTACGCGCCGAATGGTGACATCATCGCGGGCCCGCACAAGGGGAGCGAAGAGACGCTGGTCATTGCTGAGATCGATCTCGACGCGATCGCCCGCGCCAAGGTGCTGGTCGATACCGCGGGCCATTATGCGCGACCCGGCGTGCTCGATCTCGTCATCAATCGCCGCCCTCTCACAGGCTTCTCGGAAACCGGCCAGACGGAGACGTGA
- a CDS encoding hydantoinase B/oxoprolinase family protein has protein sequence MDPVQTEIMKNRFTAIAEEAATVAYRTAHTTFVKQTQDFQVAVARVSGEFFAYPMLTGVVSGSGQTIAGLTQHFPEDELAPGDVLISNDPFSTWGLVTHMMDIHLARPIFVDGKLACFAWSFVHASDIGGAVPGSISPDLFECFQEGLRLRPTKLVKAGVINQDVVNILKDNSRIGDAVWGDLEALMAAMRLLDLRINELCAKVGVETFHRGVDDVMTHTEIKARRVISALKDGTYTFTDYIEGDDSGAAVHIHCRLTIRGDEAEVDYSGSSPQVHAAFNFATGSRTHPFLCLGLTNYIQTMEPDIPINGGIMRPIKAYAPPGTVMNAEYPAAMGNRFVAVMRTYDALIGCLNQALPDGIAASGAGQAGIISSAWIDPGTGRNRVAVVEPFSGGSGGRVRADGVDANDTMIGFLKSTPIEHVEVETPLIVRRHELVPSSFGHGRHRGGAAVAIELESRAPEVTITVRGLDRFRFQPWGVFGGTAGGNSVATLNPETSPVRIGRIKVLRLGERDLLRMISSSGGGFGPPVERKPEAVLRDVLDGMLTTEEAEAIYGVVITEREIDQERTAALRAGIKAGPSRFSVQHGPSRRAFEAEWPIEASVALADAALATPPGLRRFIMIKSQASLEDAAKPITPAMVVDAVKRATGPSD, from the coding sequence TTCGTCAAGCAGACGCAGGACTTCCAGGTCGCGGTCGCCCGTGTCTCGGGTGAGTTCTTTGCCTATCCCATGCTGACAGGCGTGGTTTCTGGCAGCGGCCAGACGATTGCCGGACTGACTCAGCATTTCCCGGAAGACGAGCTCGCACCGGGCGACGTGCTCATTTCGAACGACCCCTTTAGTACCTGGGGGCTCGTTACGCATATGATGGATATCCATCTGGCGCGCCCTATCTTTGTGGATGGCAAGCTTGCCTGCTTCGCCTGGTCTTTCGTGCACGCGTCCGATATCGGCGGCGCCGTTCCGGGAAGTATTTCCCCCGATCTATTCGAATGTTTTCAGGAAGGTTTGCGTCTGCGGCCGACGAAACTCGTCAAGGCCGGGGTCATCAACCAGGATGTCGTTAATATCCTGAAGGATAATTCGCGCATAGGGGATGCCGTCTGGGGCGATCTCGAAGCGCTGATGGCGGCGATGCGCCTTCTCGATCTGCGCATCAATGAGCTCTGCGCCAAAGTCGGGGTCGAGACCTTCCATCGCGGCGTCGATGATGTGATGACCCATACAGAGATAAAAGCCCGACGGGTCATCAGCGCCTTGAAGGATGGTACATACACGTTTACCGACTATATCGAAGGGGACGACTCCGGGGCTGCCGTGCACATCCACTGCCGCCTCACCATCCGGGGCGATGAGGCGGAGGTGGACTATTCCGGTTCCTCACCGCAAGTGCACGCCGCCTTCAATTTCGCGACTGGCAGCCGCACGCATCCATTTCTGTGCCTTGGCCTCACCAATTACATCCAGACCATGGAGCCGGACATCCCGATCAACGGCGGCATCATGCGGCCGATCAAGGCTTACGCGCCCCCCGGAACCGTAATGAACGCCGAATATCCGGCGGCCATGGGCAACCGCTTCGTCGCCGTGATGCGGACATACGATGCGTTGATCGGTTGTCTGAATCAGGCCCTTCCGGATGGCATCGCCGCCAGCGGTGCCGGGCAGGCCGGCATCATCTCGTCGGCCTGGATCGATCCGGGAACCGGTCGCAACCGGGTCGCCGTGGTGGAGCCTTTCTCGGGCGGTTCGGGCGGACGCGTTCGGGCGGATGGCGTCGACGCGAACGATACGATGATCGGCTTTCTCAAGAGCACGCCCATCGAGCATGTCGAGGTGGAGACGCCGCTCATTGTGCGCCGTCATGAGCTCGTACCCTCAAGCTTCGGCCATGGTCGTCATCGCGGCGGGGCGGCGGTCGCGATCGAGCTCGAGAGCCGAGCCCCGGAAGTCACCATCACGGTGCGCGGGCTCGACCGGTTTCGTTTCCAGCCCTGGGGCGTTTTCGGGGGCACCGCCGGCGGCAACAGCGTCGCCACGCTCAACCCGGAGACCTCCCCCGTGCGGATCGGCCGAATCAAGGTCCTGCGCCTCGGTGAGAGGGATCTGCTGCGCATGATTTCTTCATCGGGTGGAGGTTTCGGGCCACCGGTGGAACGGAAGCCGGAAGCGGTATTGCGCGATGTGCTGGACGGCATGCTGACCACCGAGGAGGCCGAAGCCATATACGGCGTCGTCATCACCGAGCGCGAGATCGATCAGGAGCGGACAGCTGCGCTCCGTGCTGGGATCAAGGCTGGTCCATCGCGCTTCAGCGTGCAGCACGGTCCGAGCCGGCGCGCCTTCGAGGCGGAATGGCCGATCGAGGCGAGCGTGGCGCTTGCGGATGCGGCGCTGGCGACCCCCCCGGGCCTGCGCCGGTTCATCATGATCAAGAGCCAGGCGTCGCTCGAGGATGCGGCAAAACCGATAACCCCCGCCATGGTTGTCGACGCCGTCAAGCGCGCCACTGGCCCGTCGGACTAG